In one window of Streptomyces roseofulvus DNA:
- the fxsT gene encoding FxSxx-COOH system tetratricopeptide repeat protein, which produces MIRKRPASTEQPTAPVQLSGVGGAIVAGGDVTGSVAQHVEAQQAFVLSPDAHGPIPADAGGRGVSNIPALAAGGFVGRAFELAALNEAFTGAGEVLVQAVHGLGGVGKSALAAQWAAGRHETVRWWITADTAPAVDSGVAALARALQPGLAGLPAEVQTERAIRWLANHPERWLLVLDNVEVPAHIRPLLDRIRGGRVLVTTRLASGWHHHATVVRLGVLNPEDAIELFTHILDQHGTRDHTGAHEVCAELGHLALAVEQAAAYCAETGASPLTYLERLNSAPAAMYAAVAEGGDSARTCARIWRLTLDRINTTTPLAGDLLRLLAWYAPDRIPRDLLAPLAISIEVDAAIGKLAAYNMITDNHDGTLTIHRVVQTLARTPDPDDPHRHPDDIGHARDLAAALLATAYPGNADDPANWPRYQTLLPHTDALASHHPASDDTPATARALDRAAAYRQGQGALSLAVPGFQRALAAHERLLGPDHLSTLTSRNNLAGAYESAGDLGLATLLYEQTLAERERVLGHDHPDTLISRNNLAYAYQQAGDLDRATPLFEETLAVRERALGRDHPDTLTSLNNLAGVYQLSGDLRRAIPLLEETIANCERVQGHDHPDTLISRNNLACAYQEAGDMDQAIPLHQQTLAERERVLGPDHRDTLVSRSNLAFAYQDAGDMDEAIPLHQQTLAERERVLGPDHPDTLVSRNNLAFAYQEAGDLDQAIPLHQQTLADAERVLSQDHPLVLLVRSNLEQACDERGTLS; this is translated from the coding sequence GTGATCCGGAAGCGCCCCGCGTCCACGGAGCAACCCACAGCACCGGTTCAACTGAGCGGGGTTGGAGGGGCGATCGTTGCCGGCGGCGACGTCACCGGTTCCGTGGCCCAGCACGTCGAGGCCCAGCAGGCATTCGTGCTCTCCCCCGACGCTCACGGCCCGATCCCGGCTGATGCAGGAGGACGTGGAGTATCCAACATTCCGGCCCTCGCCGCGGGAGGGTTCGTCGGACGCGCCTTCGAACTCGCGGCTCTGAACGAGGCGTTCACCGGGGCGGGAGAGGTGCTCGTCCAAGCGGTGCACGGGCTGGGCGGGGTGGGCAAGTCGGCGCTCGCCGCCCAATGGGCCGCCGGTCGGCACGAGACGGTGCGATGGTGGATCACGGCCGACACCGCGCCCGCGGTCGACTCGGGGGTAGCGGCTCTGGCCCGGGCCCTGCAGCCCGGTCTGGCCGGCCTCCCCGCCGAAGTGCAGACCGAGCGCGCGATCCGGTGGCTCGCCAACCACCCAGAAAGGTGGCTGCTGGTGCTGGACAACGTCGAGGTCCCCGCCCACATCCGCCCGCTGCTGGACCGGATCCGCGGCGGGAGAGTGCTGGTCACCACCCGTCTGGCCAGCGGCTGGCACCACCACGCCACCGTCGTCCGCCTCGGCGTCCTCAACCCCGAAGACGCGATCGAACTGTTCACCCACATCCTCGATCAGCACGGCACCCGCGACCACACTGGCGCCCACGAGGTCTGCGCCGAGCTGGGGCACCTCGCCCTGGCCGTCGAACAGGCCGCGGCCTACTGCGCCGAAACCGGCGCCAGCCCCCTCACCTACCTGGAGCGGCTCAACTCCGCACCCGCGGCGATGTACGCCGCCGTCGCCGAGGGCGGCGACTCCGCACGCACCTGCGCACGCATCTGGCGCCTCACACTCGACCGCATCAATACCACCACCCCACTCGCAGGCGACCTGCTGCGCCTGCTCGCCTGGTACGCACCCGACCGCATCCCCCGTGATCTGCTGGCGCCGCTGGCCATCTCCATCGAGGTCGATGCCGCGATCGGCAAACTCGCCGCCTACAACATGATCACGGACAACCACGACGGCACCCTCACCATCCACCGCGTCGTCCAGACGCTCGCCCGCACCCCCGACCCCGACGACCCCCATCGCCACCCCGACGACATCGGCCACGCCCGCGACCTGGCCGCCGCGCTCCTCGCCACGGCCTACCCCGGCAACGCCGACGATCCCGCGAACTGGCCCCGCTACCAGACGCTCCTCCCCCACACCGACGCCCTCGCCAGCCACCACCCCGCCAGCGATGACACTCCCGCCACTGCCCGTGCCCTCGACCGCGCGGCCGCCTATCGGCAGGGCCAGGGCGCACTGTCTCTGGCCGTGCCCGGCTTCCAGCGCGCACTTGCCGCACACGAGCGGCTGCTGGGTCCGGACCACCTGAGCACGCTCACCTCACGTAACAACCTCGCCGGCGCGTACGAGTCGGCCGGCGATCTGGGCCTAGCCACCCTGCTGTACGAGCAGACCCTCGCCGAGCGAGAGCGAGTGCTGGGACACGACCATCCCGACACCCTCATCTCGCGCAACAACCTCGCCTACGCGTACCAGCAGGCGGGAGACCTGGATCGGGCCACACCCCTTTTCGAAGAGACTCTCGCCGTGCGAGAGCGTGCACTGGGACGCGACCACCCCGACACCCTCACCTCACTCAACAACCTCGCCGGCGTGTACCAGTTGTCAGGTGACCTGCGCCGGGCCATCCCCCTTCTTGAAGAGACCATCGCCAACTGCGAACGCGTACAGGGACACGATCACCCCGACACCCTCATCTCGCGCAACAACCTCGCCTGTGCGTACCAGGAGGCAGGCGACATGGACCAAGCCATCCCCCTGCACCAGCAGACCCTCGCCGAGCGAGAGCGAGTACTGGGCCCAGACCACCGCGACACCCTCGTCTCGCGGAGCAACCTCGCCTTCGCGTACCAGGATGCAGGCGACATGGACGAAGCCATCCCGCTGCACCAGCAGACCCTCGCCGAGCGAGAGCGAGTACTGGGTCCAGACCATCCTGACACCCTCGTCTCGCGCAACAACCTCGCCTTCGCGTACCAGGAGGCAGGCGACCTCGACCAAGCCATCCCGCTGCACCAGCAGACCCTCGCCGACGCCGAGCGGGTGCTGAGTCAGGACCACCCGCTCGTGCTGCTGGTGCGGTCGAACCTGGAGCAAGCGTGTGACGAGAGGGGCACGCTTTCGTGA
- a CDS encoding SMI1/KNR4 family protein, translating into MATEKPPGQLIRDFATWQPVLRLLRAAKAGKAGADSLRVAGRIGRRGWSLALPRPVPPPGRALQTEDIQDELDAVERVQTAMAEAGVDDVSFSAKIEPTGTTVLRLLGPSPAVEPGIGNPHPGALILIEGSLPEPWRRLPDPAHEARPASSADPKLLERTLRERLPDAIGATEEEIAAAEARLGVCLPEELKVLYRVTRARWEDWGDDYETANGVFEAVRCELASVDDLYIAEASTRHCRWEHAAREAVVTRPDAAVQGVVGSPGWIVFGENGGGDQLAVDLTPGPRGHTGQIIMLSHEESVGAELLADSLTDWVLDRKTHERRHRTAEPPLVAHVNHASIKSIREAAHPGLEVLSIGVWDGAPFSLSPVIGLPRLRTLAAYAGTLADPLEIAELTSLEFLELGPQDWRVLLDAGAVPRSLLAASIKAYGDHDPLPIVAIANDILALWDRPQIIQTVLEGNLGPLA; encoded by the coding sequence ATGGCTACTGAGAAGCCCCCCGGGCAATTGATACGTGACTTCGCGACCTGGCAGCCCGTGCTGAGGCTCTTGCGGGCCGCCAAGGCGGGCAAGGCCGGTGCCGATTCCCTGCGCGTGGCGGGTCGCATCGGGCGAAGGGGTTGGAGTCTGGCGCTCCCGCGCCCGGTGCCACCGCCCGGTCGAGCCCTTCAGACCGAGGACATACAGGATGAGCTTGACGCGGTGGAGAGGGTGCAGACCGCGATGGCGGAGGCTGGTGTCGACGACGTCTCGTTCTCGGCGAAGATCGAACCGACCGGGACGACCGTGCTTCGTCTGCTCGGCCCCAGCCCGGCGGTGGAACCCGGGATCGGAAACCCTCATCCCGGTGCGCTCATCCTGATCGAGGGCTCCCTTCCCGAGCCCTGGCGCCGACTCCCCGATCCGGCTCACGAAGCGAGGCCGGCCTCCTCAGCGGACCCGAAGTTGCTGGAGCGCACGCTGCGGGAACGGCTCCCCGACGCCATCGGCGCGACGGAGGAGGAGATCGCCGCCGCCGAAGCACGCCTGGGCGTCTGCCTGCCCGAGGAACTCAAGGTGCTCTACCGGGTGACCCGGGCGCGATGGGAGGACTGGGGCGACGACTACGAGACGGCGAACGGTGTCTTCGAGGCGGTGCGCTGCGAACTCGCCTCCGTGGACGACCTGTACATCGCCGAAGCGTCGACCCGCCACTGCCGCTGGGAGCACGCTGCCAGGGAGGCGGTCGTCACGCGACCCGACGCCGCGGTCCAGGGCGTCGTCGGGTCACCCGGGTGGATCGTATTCGGCGAGAACGGCGGAGGAGACCAGCTGGCGGTCGACCTGACGCCCGGCCCCCGCGGACACACCGGGCAGATCATCATGCTCAGCCACGAGGAGAGCGTCGGCGCCGAGTTGCTGGCCGACTCGCTCACCGACTGGGTCCTGGACCGGAAGACGCACGAGCGCCGGCACCGCACGGCGGAGCCACCGCTCGTGGCCCACGTCAACCACGCCAGCATCAAGAGCATCCGGGAAGCCGCCCACCCCGGCCTGGAAGTTCTTTCGATCGGGGTGTGGGACGGCGCGCCGTTCAGCCTCTCCCCGGTCATCGGGCTGCCCCGCCTGCGCACCCTCGCCGCGTACGCCGGCACGCTCGCCGACCCGCTGGAGATCGCTGAACTCACCAGCCTGGAATTCCTGGAACTCGGCCCACAGGATTGGCGTGTTCTTCTGGATGCCGGCGCCGTCCCCCGGAGCTTGCTGGCTGCGTCCATCAAGGCGTACGGCGACCACGACCCCCTGCCCATTGTGGCCATCGCCAACGACATTCTGGCTCTCTGGGACCGGCCCCAGATCATCCAGACTGTCCTGGAAGGAAACCTCGGACCCCTTGCGTAG
- a CDS encoding anti-sigma factor: MNHHATDAHTLAAAYALGALDDTERKDFDAHLKTCEACRQEAAEFQATTARLAAAVAQPPPPEAKARVMASIDGVRQLPPRIPAASTAPVLGGMLRRRAVPLALAASVAAAALGGVAVWQTHNGQGLERQARQAQQQLDAVSAVLAAPDARTVHGKAANGALTTAVSSKQQNKAVFTAADLPAPGTGKTYQLWLDHDGTMRPAGLIDHDGTVPLTGDPADAAAIGLTLEPAGGSPQPTTEPLLLMPLPT; this comes from the coding sequence ATGAACCACCACGCCACCGACGCCCACACCCTCGCCGCCGCCTACGCCCTGGGCGCTCTCGACGACACCGAACGCAAGGACTTCGACGCCCACCTCAAGACGTGCGAGGCATGCCGACAGGAAGCGGCCGAGTTCCAGGCGACCACAGCACGCCTGGCGGCAGCCGTCGCCCAGCCGCCGCCCCCGGAAGCCAAGGCACGGGTCATGGCCTCCATCGACGGCGTACGCCAGCTGCCCCCACGCATCCCCGCCGCCAGTACGGCGCCCGTACTCGGCGGCATGCTGCGCCGCAGGGCCGTTCCCCTGGCGCTCGCCGCCAGCGTGGCCGCGGCCGCACTGGGTGGCGTCGCGGTGTGGCAGACGCACAACGGGCAAGGCCTCGAACGGCAGGCACGACAGGCCCAGCAGCAGCTCGACGCGGTCAGCGCCGTGCTGGCCGCCCCGGACGCACGCACCGTCCACGGCAAGGCCGCCAACGGAGCCCTGACCACCGCCGTCTCCTCCAAGCAGCAGAACAAGGCCGTCTTCACCGCGGCCGACCTGCCCGCACCCGGCACAGGCAAGACCTACCAGTTGTGGCTCGACCACGACGGCACCATGCGCCCGGCCGGACTGATCGACCACGACGGCACCGTGCCCCTCACCGGCGACCCCGCCGACGCAGCCGCCATCGGCCTCACCCTCGAACCCGCAGGAGGGTCCCCCCAGCCCACCACCGAACCCCTGCTCCTGATGCCCCTGCCCACCTGA
- the sigK gene encoding ECF RNA polymerase sigma factor SigK has translation MNQPLPFAAGHNGRPAPTDLTDLTDLMGKVARGDKHAFSALYDALAPLVFGIVLKVVRDRAQSEEVTQEVMIDLWRQAARYRPETGAVGAWAATIAHRRAVDRVRSAQAAANREQAQAAREHTTAFDEVAEQVETRLESEQVRRCLRGLTELQRQAVTLAYYQGLTYREVAETLRTPLPTIKTRMRDGLIRLRDCMGVTT, from the coding sequence GTGAATCAGCCGCTTCCCTTCGCCGCCGGCCACAACGGCCGCCCCGCCCCCACCGACCTCACCGACCTCACCGACCTCATGGGCAAAGTGGCGCGCGGCGACAAGCACGCCTTCTCCGCCCTCTACGACGCCCTGGCACCCCTGGTCTTCGGCATCGTGCTCAAAGTCGTGCGCGACAGGGCGCAGTCCGAGGAGGTCACCCAGGAGGTCATGATCGACCTGTGGCGCCAGGCCGCCCGCTACCGGCCTGAAACCGGCGCGGTGGGGGCGTGGGCGGCGACGATCGCCCACCGGCGGGCCGTGGACCGGGTCCGCTCCGCCCAGGCCGCAGCCAACCGCGAGCAGGCCCAGGCCGCCCGAGAGCACACCACCGCCTTCGACGAGGTCGCCGAACAGGTCGAGACGCGCCTGGAGTCCGAACAGGTACGCCGCTGCCTGCGCGGCTTGACCGAACTCCAGCGCCAGGCCGTGACCCTGGCCTATTACCAGGGCCTGACCTACCGTGAAGTCGCCGAAACCCTGCGCACGCCTCTTCCCACCATCAAGACACGCATGCGCGACGGGCTCATCCGGCTCCGCGACTGCATGGGGGTGACCACATGA
- a CDS encoding molybdopterin-dependent oxidoreductase has translation MQHVSSFRNRLVRAGLGALAGLLAAYTALAVAELVAGLVRPAAGPVTVVGSAVIDRTPAAVKDFAIRTFGQSDKTVLQLGILLILVLIAIGLGILAVSHRRAGAAGVLLFGIVGAAAALSRPDSTGTGDALPSIAGAVAGALVLYVVAARAAPVSAPEGQAGPGAWSRRGFLTAAGVTAVAATSAGALGRYFTGRQGRGAVASRRTLVLPEPASPAPAVPAGVQLKVPGITAFTTPNADFYRVDTALTVPRVDAGIWRLRIRGTGVTRPRTYTLDQLLARPLIERDITLTCVSNEVGGPYIGNARWLGVPLADLLEEAGVRPPSKGGRADQLVARSVDGMTLGSPVEDLMDGRDAILAVGMNGEPLPFDHGFPVRMLVPGLYGYVSACKWIEDIELTTFDAYDPYWVKRKWARRAPIKTQARIDTPRPFARPAAGTVTVAGVAWAQRRGITRVQIRVDDGPWQDADLAAQAGVDTWRQWSYRWNASPGGHNLTVRATDGTGQVQTEERTRTIPDGASGWHSVFVTVP, from the coding sequence ATGCAGCACGTGAGCAGCTTCCGCAACAGACTCGTCCGCGCCGGCCTCGGCGCACTGGCCGGACTCCTGGCCGCGTACACGGCTCTGGCCGTGGCCGAGCTGGTGGCCGGACTGGTGCGGCCGGCGGCCGGGCCGGTGACCGTGGTGGGCAGCGCGGTGATCGACCGTACGCCTGCCGCGGTGAAGGACTTCGCGATCCGCACGTTCGGACAGAGCGACAAGACTGTTCTCCAGCTGGGGATCCTTCTGATTCTGGTCCTCATCGCCATCGGCCTCGGCATCCTGGCCGTGTCCCATCGTCGTGCCGGTGCCGCGGGGGTGCTGCTGTTCGGGATCGTCGGCGCCGCCGCGGCTCTCAGCCGTCCCGACTCCACCGGAACCGGTGACGCACTGCCCTCGATCGCCGGAGCGGTCGCGGGAGCCCTCGTCCTGTACGTGGTGGCGGCCAGAGCCGCCCCCGTTTCCGCCCCGGAAGGCCAGGCAGGCCCTGGGGCGTGGAGCAGGCGCGGCTTCCTCACCGCGGCCGGCGTCACGGCGGTCGCCGCGACATCGGCCGGCGCGCTGGGCCGGTACTTCACCGGCCGGCAGGGCCGGGGCGCCGTCGCCTCCCGGCGCACCCTGGTGCTTCCCGAGCCCGCCTCCCCGGCGCCGGCGGTACCGGCCGGTGTCCAGCTGAAGGTTCCCGGCATCACGGCCTTCACCACGCCCAACGCCGACTTCTACCGCGTCGACACCGCCCTGACCGTTCCCAGGGTCGACGCGGGCATCTGGCGGCTGCGCATCCGCGGCACAGGGGTCACCCGCCCCCGCACCTACACCCTCGACCAGCTTCTCGCCCGCCCGCTCATCGAACGCGACATCACCCTGACCTGCGTCTCGAACGAGGTCGGCGGCCCCTACATCGGCAACGCCCGCTGGCTCGGCGTACCCCTCGCCGACCTCCTTGAGGAAGCCGGCGTCCGACCGCCGTCGAAGGGCGGCCGGGCCGATCAGCTGGTGGCCCGCTCCGTGGACGGCATGACGCTCGGCTCCCCCGTCGAGGACCTGATGGACGGCCGCGACGCCATCCTCGCGGTCGGCATGAACGGCGAACCGCTCCCCTTCGACCACGGCTTCCCCGTCCGCATGCTCGTCCCCGGCCTCTATGGCTACGTCTCGGCCTGCAAGTGGATCGAGGACATCGAACTCACCACGTTCGACGCCTACGACCCCTACTGGGTCAAACGCAAGTGGGCCCGCCGCGCGCCGATCAAGACCCAGGCCCGCATCGACACTCCCCGCCCCTTCGCCCGCCCCGCCGCCGGCACCGTCACCGTCGCCGGCGTCGCCTGGGCCCAGCGACGCGGCATCACCCGCGTTCAGATCCGCGTCGACGACGGGCCCTGGCAGGACGCAGATCTCGCCGCCCAGGCAGGCGTCGACACCTGGCGCCAGTGGTCCTACCGCTGGAACGCCTCCCCCGGCGGACACAACCTCACCGTCCGTGCCACCGACGGCACCGGACAGGTCCAGACCGAAGAGCGCACCCGCACCATCCCCGACGGGGCGAGCGGCTGGCACAGCGTCTTCGTCACCGTCCCCTAG
- a CDS encoding fasciclin domain-containing protein: MNSMKIRRTAIAVVAAAALPFSLAACSDSGSDTKAAPSAGAEDAAKTSESTPAGDNMTDDQPFGPACAGVPKEGAGSFDGMAKDPVATAASNNPALSTLVTAVKQAGLVDTLNNAENITVFAPTNDAFAKIPKADLDKVLADKATLTKILTYHVVGQKLTPKQLENGSFETLQKGMITTTGSGESYKVNDTANVVCGNVKTANANVYIIDTVLMPK; this comes from the coding sequence ATGAACAGCATGAAGATCCGCCGTACCGCGATCGCCGTCGTCGCCGCAGCCGCGCTGCCCTTCTCCCTGGCCGCGTGCTCCGACTCCGGCAGCGACACCAAGGCCGCCCCGAGCGCGGGCGCCGAGGACGCCGCGAAGACCAGCGAGAGCACCCCTGCGGGCGACAACATGACCGACGACCAGCCCTTCGGTCCGGCCTGCGCGGGCGTGCCGAAGGAGGGCGCGGGCTCCTTCGACGGCATGGCCAAGGACCCGGTCGCCACCGCCGCGTCGAACAACCCGGCCCTGTCCACCCTCGTGACCGCCGTCAAGCAGGCCGGACTCGTCGACACCCTCAACAACGCCGAGAACATCACCGTCTTCGCGCCGACGAACGACGCCTTCGCCAAGATCCCCAAGGCCGACCTCGACAAGGTCCTCGCCGACAAGGCCACCCTCACCAAGATCCTCACCTACCACGTCGTCGGCCAGAAGCTCACGCCGAAGCAGCTGGAGAACGGCTCCTTCGAGACCCTCCAGAAGGGCATGATCACCACCACCGGCTCCGGTGAGTCCTACAAGGTCAACGACACCGCCAACGTGGTCTGCGGCAACGTGAAGACCGCCAACGCCAACGTCTACATCATCGACACCGTCCTCATGCCCAAGTAA
- the tap gene encoding telomere-associated protein Tap, with product MKKDLQEEALFRAVEELLAGGPAFPEPAERARLREAAGVTQAALARALETTPQTVKNWEAGRSEPRPPRRGPYLALLEGWAKKYPAPTPAPASVEERPATETPAPAIEERPATATPVPAPAAARAVAAAAPGPSPAPPRPSASRPVSAPKPPAVRAATGRGRPAAAAQRSAAVDPRFANGPLAVIDAEADGQVSAYCTGGLVLDVPARTLPALVEWTLTEARLGAPRLDPWGRDADPLLALAPAALEFFGLPVELSDDERDAGRLPADHPVLEELAGAQWQLTRRGFGPWARIYRPAQGGQRACVQLCIPSWRALDARSWGHAADLPPEDLARTLGLYASRVMTPRGSTAVTGLELMTALHPPTRASAPDAEGRRHSAYNPGSLGKEPLDPAPCEAIDGHPVLAHLPRFHVRGPEERLFEEAYDWARELTDEECLKPHLVGIDVNMAFAAAANGLPVGLAKPPVHTTNPAFDAAVPGSWLVDLSHVDLGRVMVGKKWVDLRGDLLPSPFTPTGEAPAGPAWYATPTVAYAVELGYQVQPLEAWLRPDAGRYLDGWYQRLRDAYMTTMGDLGVADKLPPAEFLAAMDGYKTRDPEAAIVLGAIKNTVKGGIGKLQEKARGGGWRPGQPWPALARPTWRPDIRAAVISRARIGMHRKMVALAAATGAYPVAVLSDCAVYAADGPSPLDALPYTADGKTIPGSFRIGVSPGMVKHEGTQSPLWAEQLREQAQAPLLNLARYIKSGAAGPDTGE from the coding sequence GTGAAGAAGGACCTGCAGGAAGAGGCTCTGTTCAGGGCGGTGGAGGAGCTGCTGGCCGGAGGTCCGGCGTTCCCTGAGCCTGCTGAGCGGGCGCGGCTGCGTGAAGCGGCCGGTGTCACGCAGGCCGCGCTCGCGCGTGCTCTGGAGACGACTCCGCAGACGGTGAAGAACTGGGAGGCCGGCCGCAGCGAGCCCCGTCCGCCTCGCCGTGGCCCCTATCTGGCGCTGCTGGAGGGCTGGGCGAAGAAGTACCCCGCCCCCACCCCTGCCCCCGCTTCCGTCGAGGAGCGGCCGGCCACCGAGACCCCCGCTCCTGCCATCGAGGAGCGGCCGGCCACGGCGACGCCCGTCCCCGCGCCCGCTGCGGCCCGGGCGGTGGCGGCTGCTGCTCCGGGCCCCTCCCCGGCCCCTCCGCGGCCGAGCGCATCGCGCCCGGTATCGGCGCCGAAGCCTCCCGCTGTACGCGCGGCCACCGGGCGTGGTCGTCCGGCTGCGGCTGCCCAGCGGTCCGCGGCTGTGGATCCGCGGTTCGCGAACGGGCCGCTCGCCGTCATCGACGCAGAAGCCGACGGTCAGGTCTCCGCGTACTGCACCGGTGGTCTGGTCCTCGACGTCCCGGCCCGGACCCTGCCGGCCCTGGTGGAGTGGACGCTGACCGAGGCGCGTCTGGGCGCGCCGCGGTTGGATCCCTGGGGCCGGGATGCGGATCCGCTGCTTGCTCTGGCCCCGGCGGCGCTGGAGTTCTTCGGCCTGCCGGTCGAGCTGTCCGACGACGAGAGGGACGCGGGCCGGCTGCCCGCCGACCACCCGGTCCTGGAGGAACTGGCCGGGGCGCAGTGGCAGCTGACCCGGCGCGGTTTCGGCCCCTGGGCGAGGATCTACCGCCCGGCTCAGGGCGGACAGCGGGCCTGCGTCCAGCTGTGCATCCCGTCCTGGCGGGCGCTGGACGCCCGTTCGTGGGGCCATGCCGCCGACCTGCCGCCGGAGGATCTGGCTCGGACGCTGGGCCTGTACGCCTCCCGCGTCATGACCCCGCGCGGGTCCACGGCCGTGACCGGCCTGGAGCTCATGACGGCGCTGCACCCGCCGACCCGCGCCTCGGCGCCGGACGCCGAGGGCCGCCGGCACAGCGCCTACAACCCCGGCTCGCTCGGCAAGGAACCGCTGGATCCGGCGCCGTGCGAGGCGATCGACGGCCACCCTGTCCTCGCGCACCTGCCCCGTTTCCATGTCCGCGGCCCCGAAGAGCGTCTCTTCGAGGAGGCGTACGACTGGGCGCGGGAACTCACCGACGAGGAGTGCCTGAAGCCGCATCTGGTGGGCATCGACGTCAACATGGCTTTCGCCGCCGCCGCGAACGGCCTGCCGGTCGGTCTGGCCAAGCCACCCGTCCACACCACCAACCCTGCCTTCGATGCGGCGGTGCCCGGCTCGTGGCTGGTCGACCTCTCGCACGTCGACCTCGGCCGCGTCATGGTCGGCAAGAAGTGGGTCGACCTGCGCGGCGACCTGCTGCCCAGCCCCTTCACCCCCACCGGCGAGGCCCCCGCAGGCCCCGCCTGGTACGCGACCCCGACCGTCGCCTACGCCGTCGAACTCGGCTACCAGGTCCAGCCGCTGGAGGCGTGGCTCCGCCCGGACGCCGGCCGCTACCTGGACGGCTGGTACCAGCGCCTGCGCGACGCCTACATGACGACCATGGGCGACCTCGGCGTTGCCGACAAGCTGCCGCCGGCCGAGTTCCTGGCCGCGATGGACGGCTACAAGACCCGCGACCCCGAGGCGGCGATCGTGCTGGGCGCGATCAAGAACACGGTGAAGGGCGGGATCGGCAAGCTCCAGGAGAAGGCCCGAGGCGGAGGCTGGCGCCCGGGCCAGCCGTGGCCCGCGCTGGCGCGCCCGACCTGGCGCCCCGACATCCGCGCCGCCGTCATCTCCCGCGCCCGTATCGGCATGCACCGCAAGATGGTCGCCCTCGCGGCCGCCACCGGCGCCTACCCGGTCGCGGTCCTGTCCGACTGCGCGGTGTACGCCGCCGACGGCCCCTCCCCGCTCGACGCCCTCCCGTATACCGCCGACGGCAAGACGATTCCCGGCTCGTTCCGGATCGGGGTGTCCCCGGGCATGGTCAAGCACGAGGGCACCCAGTCGCCGCTGTGGGCGGAGCAGCTGCGCGAGCAGGCCCAGGCGCCGCTGCTGAACCTGGCCCGCTACATCAAGTCCGGCGCCGCCGGCCCGGACACGGGGGAGTAG
- the tpg gene encoding telomere-protecting terminal protein Tpg: MRSVGEALDHMLQKAFTRKPPQSAGAQMRFLVKQMKGTKAVAQLLGISQRTVERYVKDQIKKPRPDLAARMAGEVRKRWQPKVRAKAKQTAATSQGVMIDVRAQLGYAAPAGTTDEARERHLTLALPPHHAGRLFDAQERGGERQMRQAVADALKDVYFQQHGTRAASLEEVRMLGVEHIEFDL, from the coding sequence ATCAGGTCGGTCGGCGAGGCCCTGGACCACATGCTCCAGAAGGCGTTCACCCGTAAACCGCCACAGTCCGCGGGCGCGCAGATGCGCTTCCTCGTCAAGCAGATGAAAGGCACCAAAGCCGTCGCCCAGCTCCTCGGCATCTCCCAACGCACCGTCGAGCGGTACGTGAAGGACCAGATCAAAAAGCCCCGCCCGGACCTCGCCGCGCGCATGGCCGGCGAAGTCCGCAAACGATGGCAGCCGAAGGTGCGGGCGAAGGCGAAGCAGACGGCCGCGACCAGCCAGGGTGTGATGATCGACGTCCGCGCCCAGCTCGGCTACGCCGCCCCGGCCGGCACGACCGACGAGGCCCGCGAGCGTCACCTCACTCTCGCTCTGCCGCCGCACCACGCCGGCCGCCTCTTCGACGCCCAGGAGCGCGGCGGCGAGCGGCAGATGCGCCAGGCCGTCGCGGACGCGCTGAAGGACGTGTACTTCCAGCAGCACGGCACCCGCGCGGCGAGCCTGGAAGAAGTCCGCATGCTCGGCGTCGAGCACATCGAGTTCGACCTGTGA